In Lineus longissimus chromosome 9, tnLinLong1.2, whole genome shotgun sequence, one genomic interval encodes:
- the LOC135493567 gene encoding zinc finger protein GLI4-like yields the protein MEHEPVAGPLDESNASVDLESMGIVPLPLINDQNILSIEGRDERLTLSSTPLPEIMKADNENVVDCSVNGIIIINGEKFYVGEGSADILGHVTTDLETGAIHSVQLEGHTNITDQSSGASVVQVITTNSQSAKPPEGKVPISRISKSVSSESVVSVTTPTIPPYVLSLDLSSANLLASPGLIRQNLRLQLQNEDGVSDAANLPVKLVMPSSVPEKTVIRECLWKDCGKTFEQLEALVNHVNDQHVKVSEREVDYVCRWFNCPRNGKGFNARYKMLIHIRTHTKEKPHNCPLCGKSFSRLENLKIHSRSHTGEKPYICPFVDCNKAYSNTSDRFKHVRTHQVDRPYLCKMPGCGKRYTDPSSLRKHVKTHGHFWRESYLKNGYDQLEMTCIGDAETDLSRSTDVSNSDNSPIFSSTNSNCVVSSVVFTTPMITTVPQSSFTPQIISVQGSTMEISDLSSNPLLTSTVLTNGASSQHDCTKEHLSDLRLKDLVSDGAVEVLENEKGQDTPLDLSTSPIASMEMIHTAGI from the exons ATGGAGCATGAGCCTGTAGCTGGTCCTCTTGATGAGAGTAATGCGAGTGTAGATCTGGAGTCTATGGGTATTGTGCCGTTGCCCCTCATTAACGACCAAAATATACTCTCTATCGAAGGGAGAGATGAGAGGCTGACActta GTAGCACACCCTTGCCAGAAATAATGAAGGCTGACAATGAAAATGTTGTGGACTGCTCTGTCAATGGCATTATAATTATCAATGGTGAAAAGTTTTACGTTGGAGAAGGATCAGCAGACATACTTGGTCATGTTACAACCGACCTCGAAACAGGTGCTATTCATAGCGTTCAGTTGGAAGGACATACAAACATTACAGACCAGAGCAGTGGTGCAAGTGTTGTTCAGGTGATCACGACAAACAGTCAAAGTGCGAAACCTCCTGAAGGAAAAGTCCCAATCAGTAGGATTTCTAAGTCTGTGAGTTCAGAAAGTGTTGTTTCTGTGACAACACCGACAATACCACCATATGTGCTTTCATTAGATTTATCTAGTGCAAACTTACTTgccagtccgggacttattagACAGAATCTGAGGCTGCAGTTACAGAATGAGGATGGTGTTTCCGATGCTGCTAATTTACCC GTGAAGCTTGTGATGCCTTCATCAGTACCTGAAAAAACGGTGATCAGGGAGTGTTTGTGGAAAGACTGCGGCAAAACATTTGAGCAGCTGGAGGCGTTGGTGAACCATGTCAATGATCAACATGTCAAAGTCTCTGAGAGGGAGGTGGATTACGTCTGTAGGTGGTTCAACTGTCCAAGGAATGGCAAAGGATTCAACGCCAG ATACAAGATGTTGATTCACATCCGGACACATACGAAAGAAAAACCACATAACTGCCCTCTCTGTGGAAAGAGCTTTTCTCGTCTGGAAAACCTCAAAATACACAGCCGTTCTCATACAG gagagAAGCCCTATATATGTCCATTTGTAGACTGCAACAAGGCTTACAGCAATACTAGTGATCGTTTTAAACATGTCCGAACTCACCAGGTTGACCGACCGTATCTGTGCAAAATGCCCGGATGTGGGAAACGATACACTGACCCGAGTTCACTCAGGAAACACGTTAAAACACACGGCCATTTTTGGCGAGAATCTTACCTAAAAAATGGATATGATCAGTTGGAAATGACATGCATAGGAGATGCCGAAACAGACTTGTCACGATCAACAGATGTTTCAAATTCGGATAATTCACCGATCTTCTCAtcaacaaattcaaattgtGTAGTTTCTTCAGTTGTTTTTACAACACCAATGATAACAACCGTCCCTCAGTCGTCTTTTACTCCCCAAATTATCTCTGTTCAGGGTTCAACAATGGAAATTTCAGACTTGTCTTCAAATCCATTATTGACATCGACTGTTCTCACAAATGGTGCTAGTTCTCAACACGACTGTACAAAAGAACATTTATCAGACTTGCGGTTAAAGGACCTTGTGTCTGATGGAGCTGTTGAGGTCCTTGAGAATGAAAAGGGACAAGATACGCCATTAGACTTGTCAACCAGTCCAATAGCTTCCATGGAAATGATTCATACTGCCGGGATTTAA
- the LOC135493683 gene encoding methionine adenosyltransferase 2 subunit beta-like isoform X2: protein MAKSKVMITGASGLFGRAISREFSGHSNWDVLGLAFSRARDGMKKVDLTKPEEVQEVMQSYKPNVVVHAAAERRPDAVEKQEEAVKRLNVDATTTLCEEASKVGAWVLYISTDYVFDGESPPYQVDAETNPINKYGISKRNGEIAALDVSKENCVLRVPILYGQVETLNESAVTCLFPPVMDTSKPCKMNDFEKRYPASVDDLAVVIRQFAEQKMKVSSLNGIFHYSGTEQKTKYEMALAMAEIFNITTEHIIADKESVSGAKRPYDTRLDSSRLELLGIGQRTPFKEAIKKCLEPFYSTK, encoded by the exons ATGGCCAAGTCCAAAGTTATGATCACTGGCGCATCCGGATTGTTTGGTCGTGCTATCTCCAGGGAGTTCTCAGGGCACAGCAACTGGGATGTGTTGGGACTCGCATTCTCGAGGGCTAGAGATGGCATGAAAAAGGTAGACTTGACGAAGCCAGAGGAGGTTCAAGAGGTGATGCAAAGTTACAAG CCAAATGTTGTGGTGCACGCTGCTGCTGAGAGGAGACCAGACGCTGTGGAAAAACAAGAAGAAGCGGTCAAGCGTCTCAATGTTGATGCCACAACCACTCTTTGTGAAGAAGCCA GTAAAGTTGGAGCATGGGTCCTGTACATCAGTACAGATTATGTGTTTGACGGAGAGTCACCACCATACCAAGTTGATGCAGAAACCAACCCCATCAACAAGTATGGAATAAGCAAACGGAATGGAGAAATAGCTGCTCTTGATGTGTCCAAAG AGAACTGTGTATTGCGAGTCCCTATACTGTATGGTCAGGTGGAGACATTAAACGAGAGTGCTGTAACCTGTCTATTTCCACCCGTCATGGATACGAGTAAACCATGCAAGATGAACGATTTTGAGAAAAGATATCCAGCCTCTGTTGATGATTTAGCGGTTGTCATCCGACAGTTTGCAGAACAAAAAATGAAG GTTTCAAGTTTAAACGGAATTTTCCACTACAGCGGCACTGAACAAAAGACAAAATACGAAATGGCCTTGGCGATGGCGGAGATTTTCAATATCACAACAGAACATATCATCGCGGATAAAGAATCGGTATCGGGTGCCAAGAGACCCTATGATACTCGTCTAGATTCATCGAGACTGGAACTTTTAGGTATTGGACAAAGGACACCATTTAAAGAGGCGATTAAGAAATGCTTGGAACCATTCTATTCGACAAAATAA
- the LOC135493683 gene encoding methionine adenosyltransferase 2 subunit beta-like isoform X1, with translation MEVYIMAKSKVMITGASGLFGRAISREFSGHSNWDVLGLAFSRARDGMKKVDLTKPEEVQEVMQSYKPNVVVHAAAERRPDAVEKQEEAVKRLNVDATTTLCEEASKVGAWVLYISTDYVFDGESPPYQVDAETNPINKYGISKRNGEIAALDVSKENCVLRVPILYGQVETLNESAVTCLFPPVMDTSKPCKMNDFEKRYPASVDDLAVVIRQFAEQKMKVSSLNGIFHYSGTEQKTKYEMALAMAEIFNITTEHIIADKESVSGAKRPYDTRLDSSRLELLGIGQRTPFKEAIKKCLEPFYSTK, from the exons atggaggtatataT AATGGCCAAGTCCAAAGTTATGATCACTGGCGCATCCGGATTGTTTGGTCGTGCTATCTCCAGGGAGTTCTCAGGGCACAGCAACTGGGATGTGTTGGGACTCGCATTCTCGAGGGCTAGAGATGGCATGAAAAAGGTAGACTTGACGAAGCCAGAGGAGGTTCAAGAGGTGATGCAAAGTTACAAG CCAAATGTTGTGGTGCACGCTGCTGCTGAGAGGAGACCAGACGCTGTGGAAAAACAAGAAGAAGCGGTCAAGCGTCTCAATGTTGATGCCACAACCACTCTTTGTGAAGAAGCCA GTAAAGTTGGAGCATGGGTCCTGTACATCAGTACAGATTATGTGTTTGACGGAGAGTCACCACCATACCAAGTTGATGCAGAAACCAACCCCATCAACAAGTATGGAATAAGCAAACGGAATGGAGAAATAGCTGCTCTTGATGTGTCCAAAG AGAACTGTGTATTGCGAGTCCCTATACTGTATGGTCAGGTGGAGACATTAAACGAGAGTGCTGTAACCTGTCTATTTCCACCCGTCATGGATACGAGTAAACCATGCAAGATGAACGATTTTGAGAAAAGATATCCAGCCTCTGTTGATGATTTAGCGGTTGTCATCCGACAGTTTGCAGAACAAAAAATGAAG GTTTCAAGTTTAAACGGAATTTTCCACTACAGCGGCACTGAACAAAAGACAAAATACGAAATGGCCTTGGCGATGGCGGAGATTTTCAATATCACAACAGAACATATCATCGCGGATAAAGAATCGGTATCGGGTGCCAAGAGACCCTATGATACTCGTCTAGATTCATCGAGACTGGAACTTTTAGGTATTGGACAAAGGACACCATTTAAAGAGGCGATTAAGAAATGCTTGGAACCATTCTATTCGACAAAATAA